In one window of Dyella thiooxydans DNA:
- a CDS encoding filamentous hemagglutinin N-terminal domain-containing protein: MHNHTEYPHRPSRCRNGSVATRPRRKLLPTCLSMALAAGVLVAPGVRAGSVAPGANAGTVSVTALTSPTGGTVVGGTGSITQSGGTTVINQLSNKLALDWQTFNVGKDATVLFKQPSFTAVALNRILDQNPSQIFGRINSNGQVFLINTHGIIFGTSAQVNVGGLVASTLDLTPSDFLANHFNLDAHGGSAGVVNHGTIAAASGGSVSLVGGSVANDGLILANYGNINLDGADRAVLDFDGNGLITVEVTGALKQRLDDRAAVSNSGTLEADGGTVVLQASAAKDLFTDAVNNSGVISAGGIRTDGGTVRLVASGGNAINSGSINVSGVHGGTAQVLSDANVGVTGSIDASGVNGGGSIRLGSSAAGGTVAQSVTLGTGTLLNADATIQGRGGSIVVLGQQSTQVDGRMSARGGAQGGDGGFIETSADHVRIAHGTQVDTSAPFGQTGNWLIDPFDFTIDAAGSDGLTGSDVGTLLQSSNLTIHSSDGGSPGTGNINVNDAISWSANTLTLTAANNVNINASMSATGSAGLVLNPATANGGDAAVGTGANIISGSGSLSLAGTGTMTLNGGLVDNGSLNISGLTAGLGMPRLTGSGTVNLGSHTLTLSNAAGTFSGVVSGTGGLTLTGGSQTLSGVNTYTGATSINAATLALSGSGSVAASSGVTANGTLDISGTSSGASIKSLSGNGTVTLGTQGLTLSNAAGTFSGVIGGTGGLTLAGGAQTLSGTNTYTGGTTISGGTLAVSSDGNLGGAGAGLTLDGGTLESTATLVLNRAITLGAGGGTLQTDSGTNVTVGQAVSGSGSFSQTGPGTLTLGANVTTGGSQTYNGAVTLGANVTLSSTGSGDIHFLSTLDGPQQLTVTTGGALMLDGAVGGSQALSGLSTTSGSLSIGSIDVTGNLSLTTTASGIGQSGAFVVGGTSSFDAGANAISLIDSGNDFSGAVSLTGGTTQLSDQTDLILGTLTTGDLTVSSGGALALGSGTVGGKLDATATTSITANGALSGLSDAVFTTPSLSGSGSISGTGAISGLGNTSFNLTGMTTGTLGGITFSGFTAADTTHVSGAAGFDDGNRSSEGMTFALATHVAGTGAISNVTGSFADDALTSSATGIVYAGFGSVAGSGGVVTGVAGNFDLGTKVSASSGLDYSGFNLGTVAGNGGGTITGSGQTYTLDNAIVDKGSSGGIGWTGFGNIDDSTGTVAFGTGGRVSGNITAQTLDYGSYVGAVGFDLSNGAGNTTGIGGSWGGVTSVVGNGGSATITGSGQTYTLDNAVANKGGSGGIGWTGFGNIQDTTGTVVFGTGGNVSGNVTAKTLDYGSYGSAVNFDLSAGVGATTGIGGNWNGVTSVIGSSAGDTIAGSNQTYTLTGANAGNNGTVSWTSFENIADSGTGTLQATGATFNLSGGNSGTVTTLLPGGFSGIGNLDDANGSVVFGTGGGVSGNVTAKTLDYGSYGSVVNFDLSAGSGTTTGIGGSWSGVTSVTGSSAGDTIAGSNQTYTLTGANAGNNGTVSWTSFENIDDTTAGTVAFDAGGSLSGNATVQALDYSGYGSAVNFDLSATSSTTTGIGGSWSGVTSVTGSSAGDTIAGSNQTYTLTGANAGNNGTVSWSSFENIADSGTGTLQAASQSWSLTGHNQGSVTDLSGAFSGIGNLIDTGTGSFLMHSGADGDISGNLDAGSGGSIDYTGYTTPVNVNLSGAGSTGVGGTVSGLASITADSNLAVSGTTAGSLGITNTGTGATTTLGTLSTGTDLTINASGAVLQSGALTVTGTTTVNAGSNTIALGGNGNDFGGTVNLTGGTTQITDQNALTLGTLSIGGLTATSTGTLNLGHGGIGGNLVATSNNGTITEGSGGVQVTGTSNLQAGTGGITLTDGSNHFTGAVTVAGQGVSLVDGGNLTVTSLSSGTNGTVNLTANGSLTLPALGIDTGTANLTLAANGGALVMPGALSGANVTLSGRDGITLGSNLTSAGTVTLTSSGGAISQTSGVLTAGTLTGSSAGATTLGDANLITALGSFSAAGFSLTNAQALTVNGAVSGGSSTTIDTAGNLSLGGNVSGTTTTLSAVGTIDQTAGIVTATTLNLGSAGGASLADNNLVTNLGAVTNTGSGGLSFTNASGLNLAGAIDVGNASGNDVMLTVTGNLTQSGGSVITANQLSGSSTGNTTLGGSNRLTTLGSFAAANLALTNAQALAVNGPLSVPGTLSLTTTAGGLSLATDLSATTVSLSSAATLSLANNIGATTLSLTSGGAISQGVGASLTVTGTTTVNAGSNTIALGGNGNDFGGTVNLTGGTTQITDQNALTLGTLSIGGLTATSAGTLNLGHGGIGGNLVATSNNGTISEGSGGVQVTGTSNLQAGTGGITLTDGSNHFAGAVTAAGQGVSLVDGGNLTVTSLSSGTNGTVNLTANGSLTLPALGIDTGTANLTLAANGGALVMPGALSGANVTLSGRDGITLGSNLTSAGTVTLTSSHGAISQTGGVLTAGTLTGSSAGDTTLGKANHVGTLGTFSAADFTLTNAQALTIGSNLVVGGGTGTIALTTTSGGLTVQHDLNGGAITLDSAGNLSLAGNLVGSSVDLVSGGDIAQSAGVIQAGTLTGQAGGGTTLAKANKIGTLGNFSASNGLSISNAQALTVGGTVNGGSATSLTTTSGSLTTSGSIGGSSIALAGQGGLAIDGAVNAGTGDITLASAAGGISEGSAGVLTAGSLSGTSSGSTVLGGANQVVTLGNFTTGGDFSFRDARTLTVNSPLDVHGGSGNLSLTANGASSDLILGTGLAGGTVTLTAGRNLTSSSGITATTLTGSAGGQAQLGSSNHVASLGDFSAGSLTFGNAGALVVGGQVSTGSGALDLSTTAGNLRLTGAVTGGAVGLTSASALAIDGTVSASTLALEAAGAITQSGGAITASSLTGTSGGSTTLDGANHVGSLGSFSAAGLRFTNAGALDVAGAIDGGSSTRLATTSGDLAINGQVSGTTTTLVSAGAITEGSAGRLVAGTLAGQSGGATTLGGSNSIDTLGSFSADGLSLTNGKALSVGGPVNGGASASLTTTSGDLAVDGQLGATAVWLQSAGAITEGSGGVITAGTLSGQSAGLTTLGTQSQAIGNQIDTLGNFSSTAGFSLTNGKTLTLASVDNSAFTVDAGHAELYLGVTQGDLLEQGKTPLYDGTGTFASAGHMGSGSSPIYVIGDGAQLVAHVGEAPAYFYAVDRQGNILPLTGELSFNVPTSLFFGKAQNGNGRGDAYIDPSVISANYRSFGIVPSGILLPADQQACDPGAEDCGDQ, encoded by the coding sequence ATGCATAACCACACTGAGTATCCGCATCGTCCGTCACGCTGCCGCAACGGCTCGGTGGCGACCCGTCCCCGCCGCAAGCTGCTGCCGACTTGCCTGTCCATGGCACTGGCCGCCGGTGTGCTGGTGGCGCCAGGCGTTCGCGCCGGCAGCGTGGCGCCCGGCGCGAATGCCGGAACGGTCTCGGTCACCGCGTTGACCTCGCCCACCGGCGGCACCGTGGTGGGCGGTACCGGCTCGATCACCCAGAGCGGCGGCACCACGGTGATCAACCAGCTGTCGAACAAGCTGGCGCTGGACTGGCAGACCTTCAACGTGGGCAAGGACGCCACGGTGCTGTTCAAGCAGCCGTCGTTCACCGCGGTGGCGCTGAACCGCATCCTCGACCAGAACCCCAGCCAGATCTTCGGCCGCATCAATTCGAACGGCCAGGTGTTCCTGATCAACACCCACGGCATCATCTTCGGCACCAGCGCCCAGGTGAACGTCGGCGGCCTGGTCGCCAGCACGCTGGACCTCACGCCCAGCGACTTCCTCGCCAACCATTTCAACCTCGACGCACACGGCGGCAGCGCCGGCGTGGTCAACCACGGCACCATCGCCGCGGCCAGCGGCGGCTCGGTGAGCCTGGTCGGCGGCAGCGTGGCGAACGATGGCCTGATCCTGGCCAACTACGGCAACATCAACCTCGATGGCGCCGACCGTGCGGTGCTGGATTTCGACGGCAACGGACTGATCACGGTCGAGGTCACCGGCGCGCTCAAGCAGCGCCTGGACGACCGCGCCGCGGTGTCCAACAGCGGAACCCTCGAGGCCGACGGTGGCACCGTGGTGCTGCAGGCCTCGGCCGCGAAGGACCTGTTCACCGACGCGGTGAACAACTCCGGCGTGATCAGCGCCGGCGGTATCCGCACCGACGGCGGCACCGTGCGGCTGGTCGCCTCCGGCGGCAACGCGATCAACAGCGGCAGCATCAACGTGTCCGGCGTGCACGGTGGCACCGCACAGGTGTTGTCCGATGCCAACGTGGGCGTGACGGGGAGCATCGACGCTTCTGGTGTGAACGGCGGTGGCAGCATCCGCCTCGGCAGTAGTGCCGCAGGAGGCACGGTCGCACAGAGCGTCACACTCGGTACCGGCACCTTGCTGAATGCCGACGCGACGATCCAGGGTCGTGGCGGCTCGATCGTCGTCCTCGGCCAGCAATCGACCCAGGTGGATGGACGCATGAGTGCGCGAGGAGGCGCACAAGGCGGGGACGGCGGCTTCATCGAGACATCGGCCGACCACGTGAGGATCGCCCACGGCACCCAGGTGGATACATCGGCGCCGTTCGGACAGACCGGCAACTGGCTGATCGATCCGTTCGACTTCACGATCGACGCCGCCGGTTCGGATGGCCTCACTGGCTCGGACGTGGGCACACTCCTGCAGTCGAGCAACCTCACCATCCACTCCTCCGATGGCGGCAGCCCCGGCACCGGCAACATCAACGTCAACGACGCCATCAGCTGGAGCGCGAACACGCTCACGCTGACCGCAGCAAACAATGTCAACATCAACGCGTCCATGTCGGCCACCGGAAGCGCCGGCCTGGTGCTGAACCCGGCCACGGCCAACGGCGGTGACGCCGCCGTAGGGACCGGCGCAAACATCATCTCCGGCTCCGGTTCGCTGTCGCTGGCCGGCACCGGTACGATGACGCTCAATGGCGGGCTGGTCGACAACGGCTCGCTGAATATTTCCGGCTTGACTGCGGGGCTCGGCATGCCCCGGCTCACCGGCTCGGGCACGGTCAACCTCGGCAGCCATACGCTGACGTTGTCCAATGCCGCAGGCACGTTCTCCGGTGTCGTCAGCGGCACCGGCGGTCTCACCCTGACCGGTGGCTCACAGACACTCTCGGGTGTGAACACCTATACCGGTGCGACGTCGATCAATGCCGCCACGCTCGCGCTGAGCGGCAGCGGCAGCGTGGCCGCATCGAGCGGCGTGACCGCCAACGGCACGCTGGATATTTCGGGGACGAGCAGCGGTGCCTCGATCAAGAGCCTGTCCGGCAATGGCACCGTGACGCTAGGCACGCAGGGGCTGACACTGTCCAATGCCGCCGGCACGTTCTCCGGTGTCATCGGCGGCACCGGCGGGCTCACCCTGGCTGGCGGCGCGCAGACGCTCTCGGGCACGAACACGTACACGGGCGGAACGACGATCAGCGGCGGCACCCTGGCGGTATCGAGCGACGGGAATCTCGGTGGCGCCGGCGCCGGCCTGACCCTCGATGGCGGCACGCTGGAGAGTACGGCGACCCTCGTCCTCAACCGGGCCATTACCCTGGGAGCTGGCGGCGGCACGTTGCAGACCGACAGCGGCACCAACGTCACCGTGGGCCAGGCGGTTTCCGGTAGCGGCAGCTTCAGCCAGACCGGCCCGGGCACGCTCACGTTGGGTGCCAACGTCACCACCGGCGGCAGTCAGACCTACAACGGCGCCGTGACCCTGGGCGCGAACGTGACTTTGTCCAGTACGGGCAGTGGCGACATTCACTTCCTCTCGACCCTGGACGGCCCGCAGCAGCTGACCGTCACGACCGGCGGCGCGCTGATGCTGGATGGTGCAGTGGGAGGGTCCCAGGCACTCAGTGGCCTGAGTACGACGAGTGGCTCGCTGAGCATCGGCAGCATCGACGTCACCGGCAACCTTTCGCTGACGACGACGGCGAGTGGAATCGGGCAAAGCGGAGCGTTCGTCGTCGGCGGTACCTCGTCCTTCGATGCAGGTGCCAACGCGATCTCATTGATCGATTCGGGCAACGACTTCAGCGGTGCGGTCAGCCTCACCGGCGGCACCACACAGTTGTCCGACCAGACGGATCTGATCCTGGGCACGCTGACCACCGGGGACCTGACGGTAAGCAGCGGCGGAGCGCTGGCACTGGGTAGCGGCACGGTTGGCGGCAAGCTGGATGCCACCGCCACTACGTCGATCACCGCCAACGGTGCACTTTCCGGCCTGAGCGATGCGGTATTCACCACGCCAAGCCTTTCCGGCAGTGGCAGCATCTCCGGCACGGGCGCGATCAGCGGCCTGGGCAACACCTCGTTCAATCTGACGGGCATGACCACCGGCACGCTTGGTGGGATCACCTTCAGCGGATTCACCGCGGCCGATACCACGCATGTCAGCGGAGCGGCGGGCTTCGATGACGGCAACCGGAGCAGCGAAGGCATGACCTTCGCCCTTGCCACTCATGTGGCGGGAACGGGAGCGATCTCCAACGTCACCGGCAGTTTTGCCGATGACGCGCTGACCTCGTCAGCGACCGGCATCGTCTACGCGGGCTTCGGCTCGGTTGCCGGCAGCGGTGGCGTGGTGACCGGTGTGGCGGGCAACTTCGACCTCGGCACCAAGGTCTCCGCATCTTCAGGCCTCGATTACAGTGGTTTCAATCTCGGCACGGTGGCAGGCAACGGCGGGGGTACGATCACCGGTTCGGGCCAGACCTATACCCTGGACAATGCGATCGTCGACAAGGGCAGCAGCGGCGGAATCGGCTGGACTGGCTTCGGCAACATCGACGACAGCACCGGCACGGTGGCCTTCGGCACCGGCGGCAGGGTCAGCGGCAATATCACGGCGCAGACGCTGGACTACGGCAGCTATGTCGGCGCGGTGGGCTTCGACCTGTCCAACGGCGCAGGCAACACCACCGGCATCGGCGGTAGCTGGGGCGGTGTCACCTCGGTAGTCGGCAACGGCGGCAGCGCGACGATCACCGGTTCGGGGCAGACCTATACGCTGGACAACGCCGTCGCCAACAAGGGAGGCAGCGGCGGAATCGGCTGGACCGGGTTCGGCAACATCCAGGACACCACCGGCACCGTGGTCTTCGGTACCGGCGGCAATGTCAGCGGCAACGTCACGGCCAAGACGCTGGACTACGGCAGCTACGGCAGCGCGGTGAACTTCGACCTGTCCGCCGGCGTCGGCGCGACGACGGGCATCGGCGGCAACTGGAACGGTGTGACCTCGGTCATCGGCAGCAGCGCGGGAGACACCATCGCCGGCAGCAACCAGACCTATACGCTGACCGGCGCCAACGCGGGCAACAACGGTACGGTGAGCTGGACCTCGTTCGAGAACATCGCCGACAGCGGCACCGGTACGCTGCAGGCAACCGGGGCGACCTTCAACCTCAGCGGCGGCAACTCGGGCACGGTGACCACCCTGCTGCCCGGAGGCTTCAGCGGTATCGGCAACCTCGACGACGCCAACGGCAGCGTGGTCTTCGGTACCGGCGGCGGCGTCAGCGGCAACGTCACGGCCAAGACGCTGGACTACGGCAGCTACGGCAGCGTGGTGAACTTCGACCTGTCCGCCGGCAGCGGCACGACGACGGGCATCGGTGGCAGCTGGAGCGGTGTGACCTCGGTCACCGGCAGCAGCGCGGGAGACACCATCGCCGGCAGCAACCAGACCTACACGCTGACCGGTGCCAATGCCGGCAACAACGGTACGGTGAGCTGGACGTCGTTCGAGAACATCGACGACACCACCGCCGGTACGGTGGCTTTCGACGCGGGTGGCAGCCTGAGCGGCAACGCCACCGTCCAGGCGCTGGATTACAGCGGCTACGGCAGCGCGGTGAACTTCGACCTGTCCGCCACCAGCAGCACGACGACGGGCATCGGCGGCAGCTGGAGCGGCGTGACCTCGGTCACCGGCAGCAGCGCGGGAGACACCATCGCCGGCAGCAACCAGACCTATACGCTGACCGGTGCCAATGCCGGCAACAACGGCACGGTCAGCTGGAGCTCGTTCGAGAACATCGCCGACAGCGGCACCGGCACGCTGCAGGCGGCCAGCCAGAGCTGGAGCCTCACCGGGCACAACCAGGGCAGCGTGACCGACCTGTCCGGCGCGTTCAGTGGCATCGGCAACCTGATCGACACCGGCACCGGCTCGTTCCTGATGCACTCGGGGGCCGATGGCGACATCTCCGGCAACCTGGACGCCGGCTCCGGCGGCAGCATCGACTACACCGGCTACACGACGCCGGTGAACGTCAACCTGTCCGGCGCCGGCAGCACCGGCGTCGGTGGCACGGTCAGCGGCCTCGCCTCGATCACCGCGGACAGCAACCTCGCGGTCAGCGGCACCACCGCTGGTTCGCTGGGCATCACCAACACCGGTACCGGCGCCACCACCACGCTCGGCACGCTCTCGACCGGTACGGATCTGACCATCAACGCCAGCGGGGCGGTGCTGCAGAGTGGTGCACTGACGGTCACCGGCACCACCACGGTGAATGCGGGCAGCAACACGATCGCCCTGGGCGGCAACGGCAACGACTTCGGCGGCACGGTAAACCTCACCGGCGGCACGACGCAGATCACCGACCAGAACGCGCTGACGCTGGGCACGCTGTCCATCGGTGGGCTGACGGCGACCAGCACGGGAACGCTGAACCTGGGTCACGGCGGCATCGGCGGGAACCTGGTCGCCACCAGCAACAACGGCACGATCACCGAGGGCAGCGGCGGGGTGCAGGTGACAGGCACCAGCAACCTGCAGGCCGGCACCGGCGGGATCACGCTGACCGACGGCAGCAACCATTTCACCGGAGCAGTGACGGTCGCGGGTCAGGGCGTGTCGCTGGTGGATGGGGGCAACCTGACGGTCACTTCGCTGAGCAGCGGCACCAACGGCACGGTGAACCTCACGGCAAACGGTTCGCTGACGCTGCCCGCGCTGGGGATCGACACCGGCACGGCGAACCTGACGCTGGCGGCGAACGGCGGCGCGCTGGTGATGCCCGGAGCGCTGAGCGGCGCGAACGTGACCCTGAGCGGTCGCGACGGGATCACCCTGGGCAGCAACCTGACCAGTGCCGGCACGGTGACCCTGACCAGCAGTGGCGGCGCGATCAGCCAGACCAGCGGCGTGCTCACTGCCGGTACCCTCACCGGCAGCTCGGCCGGCGCGACCACGCTGGGCGATGCCAACCTGATCACGGCGCTGGGCAGCTTCAGCGCGGCCGGCTTCAGCCTGACCAATGCGCAGGCGCTGACCGTCAACGGGGCAGTGAGTGGCGGCAGCAGCACCACGATCGACACCGCCGGCAACCTGAGCCTGGGCGGCAACGTCAGCGGCACCACCACGACCTTGAGCGCCGTCGGCACGATCGACCAGACCGCCGGCATCGTCACGGCCACCACGCTGAACCTCGGCTCGGCCGGTGGTGCCAGCCTCGCCGACAACAATCTGGTCACCAACCTGGGCGCGGTGACCAATACCGGCAGCGGCGGGTTGTCCTTCACCAACGCCAGCGGCCTGAACCTGGCCGGTGCGATCGACGTCGGCAACGCCAGCGGCAACGACGTGATGCTGACGGTCACCGGCAACCTGACCCAGTCCGGCGGCAGCGTGATCACCGCCAACCAGCTCAGTGGCAGCAGCACCGGCAATACCACGCTCGGCGGCAGCAACCGGCTGACCACGCTGGGCAGCTTCGCCGCAGCCAACCTGGCGTTGACCAATGCGCAGGCGCTGGCCGTGAATGGTCCGCTGAGCGTGCCGGGCACCCTCAGCCTGACCACGACGGCCGGCGGGCTCAGTCTCGCCACCGACCTGTCGGCGACGACAGTGAGCCTGAGTTCGGCCGCGACGCTGTCCCTGGCCAACAACATCGGTGCAACCACGTTGTCGCTGACCTCTGGTGGTGCGATCAGCCAGGGTGTGGGGGCGTCGCTGACGGTCACCGGCACCACCACGGTGAATGCGGGCAGCAACACGATCGCCCTGGGCGGCAACGGCAACGACTTCGGCGGCACGGTGAACCTCACCGGCGGCACGACGCAGATCACCGACCAGAACGCGCTGACCCTGGGCACGCTGTCCATCGGTGGGCTGACGGCGACCAGCGCGGGAACGCTGAATCTGGGTCACGGCGGCATCGGCGGGAACCTGGTCGCCACCAGCAACAACGGCACGATCAGCGAGGGCAGCGGCGGGGTGCAGGTGACAGGCACCAGCAACCTGCAGGCCGGCACCGGCGGGATCACGCTGACCGACGGCAGCAACCACTTCGCCGGTGCGGTGACCGCCGCCGGGCAGGGCGTGTCGCTGGTGGATGGGGGCAACCTGACGGTCACTTCGCTGAGCAGCGGCACCAACGGCACGGTGAACCTCACGGCAAACGGTTCGCTGACGCTGCCCGCGCTGGGGATCGACACCGGCACGGCGAACCTGACGCTGGCGGCGAACGGCGGCGCGCTGGTGATGCCCGGAGCGCTGAGCGGCGCGAACGTGACGCTGAGCGGTCGCGACGGGATCACCCTGGGCAGCAACCTGACCAGTGCCGGCACGGTGACGCTGACCAGCAGCCATGGCGCGATCAGCCAGACCGGCGGCGTGCTGACTGCCGGCACGCTCACGGGCAGCTCGGCCGGCGATACCACGCTGGGCAAGGCAAACCACGTCGGTACGCTGGGTACCTTCAGCGCCGCGGACTTCACGCTCACCAACGCCCAGGCACTGACCATCGGCAGCAACCTGGTGGTCGGCGGCGGCACCGGAACGATCGCGCTGACCACCACCAGCGGCGGCCTGACCGTCCAGCACGATCTCAACGGCGGGGCCATCACACTGGACTCGGCGGGCAACCTCTCGCTGGCCGGCAACCTGGTCGGGAGTTCGGTCGACCTGGTGTCCGGTGGCGACATCGCACAGAGCGCGGGCGTCATCCAGGCCGGCACGCTGACTGGGCAGGCCGGCGGTGGCACGACACTGGCGAAGGCCAACAAGATCGGCACGCTGGGCAATTTCAGCGCGAGCAACGGGCTGAGCATCAGCAACGCCCAGGCACTGACTGTCGGCGGCACGGTGAACGGCGGCAGCGCGACCAGCCTCACCACCACCTCCGGCAGCCTGACCACCAGCGGCAGCATCGGTGGCAGCTCGATCGCGCTGGCCGGGCAGGGCGGGCTGGCGATCGACGGTGCGGTGAACGCCGGCACCGGCGACATCACGCTGGCGTCCGCCGCCGGCGGGATCAGCGAAGGCAGCGCGGGCGTGCTCACCGCAGGCAGCCTCTCCGGCACATCGAGCGGCAGCACCGTGCTCGGGGGCGCCAACCAGGTGGTGACCCTGGGCAACTTCACCACGGGCGGCGACTTCAGTTTCCGCGACGCGCGCACCCTGACCGTGAACAGTCCGCTCGATGTCCATGGTGGCAGCGGCAACCTCAGCCTGACGGCGAACGGGGCCAGCTCGGACCTGATCCTCGGTACCGGCCTGGCCGGCGGTACGGTCACGCTCACCGCCGGGCGCAACCTCACCAGCTCGTCGGGCATCACTGCCACGACCCTGACCGGCAGTGCGGGAGGACAGGCGCAGCTGGGCAGCAGCAACCACGTCGCGAGCCTGGGCGACTTCAGTGCCGGCAGCCTCACCTTCGGCAATGCCGGCGCGCTGGTGGTCGGGGGGCAGGTAAGCACCGGCAGCGGTGCACTGGACCTGTCGACCACGGCGGGCAACCTGCGGCTGACCGGCGCAGTCACGGGTGGCGCGGTCGGGCTGACCTCCGCCTCCGCCCTGGCCATCGACGGCACCGTGTCCGCCAGCACGCTCGCCCTGGAGGCGGCGGGCGCCATCACCCAGTCCGGCGGTGCGATCACCGCCAGCAGCCTGACCGGCACCTCAGGCGGCAGCACCACGCTGGATGGCGCCAATCACGTCGGGTCGCTGGGCAGCTTCAGCGCGGCCGGTCTCCGCTTCACCAACGCCGGCGCACTCGACGTGGCCGGCGCGATCGACGGTGGCAGTTCGACGCGGCTGGCCACCACGTCCGGCGACCTGGCGATCAACGGACAGGTCAGCGGAACCACCACCACCCTGGTGTCGGCCGGCGCGATCACCGAAGGCTCCGCGGGCCGGCTCGTGGCGGGTACGCTTGCGGGCCAGTCCGGCGGCGCCACCACGCTCGGCGGCAGCAACAGCATCGATACGCTCGGCAGCTTCTCCGCCGACGGCCTGAGCCTGACCAATGGCAAGGCGTTGAGCGTCGGCGGGCCCGTCAACGGCGGCGCCAGCGCGTCGCTCACCACGACCTCCGGCGATCTCGCCGTGGACGGGCAGCTGGGCGCCACCGCGGTATGGCTGCAGTCGGCCGGTGCGATCACCGAAGGCAGCGGCGGGGTGATCACCGCCGGCACGCTCAGCGGCCAGTCCGCCGGACTCACCACGCTGGGCACCCAGTCGCAGGCCATCGGCAACCAGATCGACACGCTGGGCAACTTCTCGTCCACCGCCGGCTTCAGCCTGACCAACGGCAAGACGCTGACCCTGGCCTCGGTGGACAACAGCGCGTTCACCGTCGATGCCGGGCATGCCGAGCTGTACCTTGGGGTGACCCAGGGCGACCTGCTGGAGCAGGGCAAGACCCCGCTCTACGACGGTACCGGCACGTTCGCCTCGGCCGGCCACATGGGCTCCGGTTCGTCGCCGATCTACGTGATCGGCGACGGTGCGCAGCTGGTCGCGCACGTCGGCGAGGCCCCGGCGTACTTCTACGCGGTGGACCGCCAGGGCAACATCCTGCCGCTGACCGGCGAGCTCAGCTTCAACGTGCCGACCTCGCTGTTCTTCGGCAAGGCGCAGAACGGCAACGGCCGGGGCGATGCCTACATCGATCCCAGCGTGATCTCGGCCAACTACCGGTCGTTCGGCATCGTGCCCTCGGGCATCCTGCTGCCGGCCGACCAGCAGGCCTGCGACCCGGGAGCGGAGGATTGCGGTGACCAGTAG